The following proteins are co-located in the Triticum aestivum cultivar Chinese Spring chromosome 1A, IWGSC CS RefSeq v2.1, whole genome shotgun sequence genome:
- the LOC123183017 gene encoding uncharacterized protein: MAAVLRHAARMMLGNRAALQQGRQATSSSAAAEGRHRFIDTCEVAAKCHPDYLRWAAMSREEQLEALLCVDPLTVPENIRKTVEERNKLCILILDKYPHMIRHVGRLPDQPCLASRALFIVSTLASVILLQNKLGRKGSTEETDPSIIHGDSAAKS, encoded by the exons ATGGCGGCGGTGCTTCGACACGCGGCGAGGATGATGCTCGGCAATCGCGCTGCCCTCCAGCAGGGGCGACAAGCCACCTCTTCTTCTGCTGCGGCGGAGGGGCGACATCGATTCATCGACACGTGCGAGGTTGCTGCCAAG TGTCATCCGGACTATCTACGTTGGGCTGCTATGAGCAGAGAGGAGCAGCTGGAGGCATTGCTCTGCGTCGACCCATTGACGGTGCCGGAAAACATCCGAAAGACAGTGGAAGAGAGGAACAAACTTTGTATCCTAATCCTGGACAAGTACCCGCACATGATCCGGCACGTCGGTCGTCTTCCTGACCAACCTTGCTTAGCATCGCGCGCACTCTTTATAGTGTCTACGCTGGCTTCGGTGATCCTCCTTCAAAATAAATTGGGCCGGAAGGGAAGTACAGAAGAGACTGATCCATCAATTATACATGGTGACAGTGCTGCAAAGAGTTGA